The Peromyscus leucopus breed LL Stock chromosome 4, UCI_PerLeu_2.1, whole genome shotgun sequence genome segment GTGGCAGGTGGCGAGTGTTAGTACGTTGTCTCATGAAGGAAGCCTAGGATGGGCGTACGCACAATTAGCCATGGCTATTGGTGAGGCAGGTGCAGAGCATGTGTGACTGTCAGAGAGGTAatgtctgggcctcagtttccacccCAGGTTCTTGTGAGCTCCTCACCTATGTCCCTggctcctcccatctcccccagcGAGAAACCTGCAGGCTCCCTTGATGGTCCACAGTGAGGCAATGAATGCAGTTGGCTCTGCCTCGCGTCTGAGTAATGTCTCCCGTGAGACTCTGCTGGCTGCCAGCTCATGAAGACTGTCACCTGTCTGTGACTGGGCCTTCGACTGTCAGGGGTGGGGTCACAGAGCAAGGCCACACGAGGGTGAAGCGCACCCCTCCCCCGCCAGGCCAGTTGTAGTTTGGAAGTGCAAAGGGGCAGTAGCTTTTTCAGGTTTGTGCTCTGcctttacacaaacacacacacacacacacacacacacacacacacacacacacacacgtctttacatttttatattttccggAGGGATGGGGCACAGGTGCCACTATGAGCTTGTAGCcgtcagaagacaacttacagaaATAGCTTCTCCCCTTTttccatgtgggtctcagggatgcAACTCAGCTTTCAGGCTGGGTGGCAAGGGGCTTTCACTGGTGAGCCACGTGGCTGGCCCTTGTTCTCCAAAAGCCTTTCcactgggcatggtagctcatgatGGAGGTCGGGGCAGGACGATCTCCCtctagtttaaggccagcctggagagaCTGGGCTAGAATGAAATCTTCTAAACCCCTCCCCACCAAAACCCACACACCAAAAGGCACAATAGCATTTTTCGAGGCTTGGAGtgtgttgctcagtggttagagcactgtaTAGCTTTTCTGGGGCCCTGGTGGGTTCCCTTCCCAGTACAGCAAAGTAAACAGACAGGGCACTAACATGACTTCCGGGGAGATGGAACCCGGTGGCGTTAGGCAGACGCAGGCAGCCCTTGAGAGCTTCAGGGCAGAGCATCGGGGGCTCTCTGGTCTGAATCCTGCTGGGGAATCAGCAACCCCATTCTGGAGAGCTGACCGGGTGCTGCAGACCTTCTCGGAGGGGTTGCTGGGGGCGGAGAGACAGGTTCGTGTGTCTGGATGTGCTCAGCGTCTGGCCTGTCACACATGACTGAACGTAGCGATGAGAGGAACAGAAAATGTACCAGAGTCTGGGGCCGGGGAGGCTCAGCCTGTAAAGTGCTTGCACGCAGGTGTGCGGACCAGAGTCGAGATCCCTAGAGAGCAGTAAAagctggctgggtgtggtggcctgcttgtaattccagcttcaggaagATAGAGACAGGGAATTCCCGGACTAAcgtggagagaccctgtctcattatATAAGGCGTAGGGAGACTGAAGAAGATACCCACGCCTACCCTGGGTTCTCAGAGGCATGGGTgcacatgcatctgcacacacgtgCCCCccgacacacaaacatacacccaCCGCACAAACATgcacctaaacaaacaaacaaataattctgTCCCTGCCACCCTCCTGTAGCGGCTCCAGTTTTGGTGACATTCCAGCTGAGAGGCTGAGGTGGCATGGTCAGGGTGCACCCCGGTGGCATTAGGTACACTCACAAACATCACACCATCCGCCTCTGGAACAACTCTTCCTTGTTGCTAACCGAAACTCTGCCCCATTAATCACCGCCCTCATTTCCTGCCCCGGCAGCCCCGGCTCCACCTTCTGTCTCAGAACTCAGGTGCTCCGGGCACCACATGTAAGTGCTGTCCTGAAGTAATTAGCTCAGCTTTTCACGGTGGCTTCTTTCAGCTGGCATAATGTCCCTGGGCTCCTCCATGCTGTAATGTGCGTCGGGATCTTCTCTCCTGTTAAGGCTATTCCATTGTGTGTAGGAATTGTGTTTTCTGTATCCATTCAGCCATGACGGACACTCGGCAGCTTTCTCCCTTCGGCTCTCATGAGTCATGTGTGCCGCGGACGAAAAAgcacttttgttgttatttttgagagaagcctcatgtagccctggctagccttgaacttgctatgtagctgaggatgactttgaactctttaCCTTCCTGGTTccatctcccaagggctgggatcacaggtaggTGCCTGGCTAGGAATGCACTTTTAAAAGGAGTGGGCCCCTGGCTAGCAATGGATGAAGATGTGCGCAGGGAAAGGTTGGGACAGTGGATGTGAGCCTTAGTGCGGTGTCACCAGGAAATTCGGTGGGTCAGTTGGGCTCCTGGGCAGTAGACCCCACTCCTTGGCCACATGTGAGCAGCTGTTGCCTCGTTCCCTGTCCCCACCTGGGATTCTCCTAGGTGATGGTCCCTGGGTCTGATGACAGTCTGAGGGACCCTGAAGCCTGAAGTGAGTTCTCCAGAAGCCACTGTGTGCAGAGGAGCTTGGGAACTCTGGgctgcctctctgtccctggagtaACCCGGCTGGGCTGGCGGGTCCTTTCCTGTCCTGGCACTCGGTTGCAGGCATTTGCTGCACATGCCTGGGACATGCCACGGGCACAGGTATGATAGGTCTGAGGTCCCAGGGTGGGGAGCACCTTGCCTGGGTTCTCATGCCATTGAGGGAGCCCATGTGTGGAGTTCCCATGTCCAAGCTAGACACCTACCACGGCCGCAGCCGATGATAAAGTGTCAGGCTGAGCACATGGTAGGAGGGACACACCAGTCCCCAGGGATACAGGGTCTCCAGGCCCGGGGGCAGCAGCAGGCTCTTTGGCTAGGTCTGGAGGCaaagcctctgaggccaggaaaGAGAGGGGCCTTTTAGAGGGTTTGGTCAGGTTTGCTTTGCTTCAGTTACAGCAGAACGCGACCGACCAGCCAGTGGCAGCCACATGGAAGCCAGTTTTCCAGGATGGCGCAGTGAAGAGTCTGGTAGCCAGAGAGGAGGGCCATTGCGGCCGCCGGTGCTGTTGGTTACTGCTGGCTGTGGTGGAGATGGCATGGGAGGAAGAGGGTGTTGGCTGGGAGCGAGAGGACACCGAAGCCCAGAGGTGGCAGACATTTGCCCGAGGTCCCATGCTAGCCAGGGGCCAAGAGTCACCCATAGATCAGGTGACCCTATAGCCATGGACTCGGGCGCCTCCTATGGGTCTCCACAGTTGCGGAGGGACACGTGTGGCAGGAGGGAGGTCTGCCGAGTCTCCTCTTCAGCCTGGCCTGGATTCAAGTGCTGTGTGGTTAAGGAGAGCCCCTAGGCTCCAAGAGGCCACAGTCGCCGCCCTGACCAAGATCACGTATGGCTTTATGTGTTTGTCCCACTGGTGTCTGTGAAGACCCATCTTCTCCAGTGTTTGTCATTACTATAGACGCAAAGTGACAAGTCCCTGTCAAGAGACAAACAGGGTTTTCCAGACCCAATTGGCATCCAGTACTAGTTTAAGAATCGTggctcgctgggcggtggtggcgcacgcctttaatcccagcactcgggaggcagagccaggcggatctctgtgagttcgaggccagcctggtctacagagtgagatccaggacaggcaccaaaactacacagagaaaccctgtctcaaaaagaaaaaaaaaaaaagaattgtggtTCTCATGAAGCCTTTGGTGGTAGTCTGGCTTAGGATGGTACTGAGCGAACAGtatgtgtctttaaaaaatattatatatacatattttaaaatttctatgaattttaaaattgttatgaattttatgtatatgggtgttttgtctgcatgtacattacatgccagaagagggcattggatctcatgGGACgacagttacagatggctgtgagccataggtgctgggagttgaacccaggattctctggaagagcagccagtgctcttaatcgatGAACCCTCCCTCCAGTTcccccaaagtattttatgtttttagtgtgtgtgtgtgtgtgtgtgtgtgtgtgtgtgtgtgtgtatgcgtacatgagtgcaggtacccatataggccagaagagggcaccagatctcctggagttgaagttacaggtatttgtgagcTGCTGATGtggcagctgaacttgggtcctctgtaagagcggtAGGACTGGACTCACATTACCCCATATTGGATGTCCTGTTCATTGTCTGCTCTGTCCCACATAAGCCCCATGATCAAAGGGGTCTGGGTCTGCTGAGTACCTCCTGTCCCCAGGGTGCAGGACAGTCACCCTCAGTGAGTACTAAGAAAGTAATCTGGCCTTCTTTGCCCTCCCCAGGTCTAGCTGGGAGCTCCCCGATCTCCAGGAGGGCAAAATTGAGGCCATCAGTGACTCGGATGGGGTGAACTACCCCTGGTATGGCAATACCACCGAGACCTGCACGATCGTGGGCCCCACCAAGAGAGACTCCAAGTTCGTCATCAGCATGAATGATAACTTTTACCCCAGCGTCACGTGGGCCGTGCCCGTCAGTGAGAGCAACGTGGCCAAACTGACCAACATCTACCGGGACCAGAGCTtcaccacgtggctggtggccacCAACACCTCGACCAACGACATGATCATCCTGCAGACCTTGCACTGGCGCATGCAGCTCAGCATCGAGGTGAATCCCAACCGGCCCCTGGGCCAGCGTGCCAGGCTGCGGGAGCCCATTGCCCAGGACCAGCCTAAAATCCTGAGCAAGAATGAGCCCATCCCGCCCAGCGCCCTGGTCAAGCCCAATGCCAATGatgctcaggtcctcatgtggaGGCCCAAGTACGGGCAACCGCTGGTGGTGATCCCGCCCAAGCACCGGTAACAGCCAGGCCGCTGCGAGGTGAGACTCACGGAACAATATTACTGCTCAGAAGGAAACCCAGATGCCCTCTCCGGTCATTCAGAAAAATACAACCGTTCTACCTTCTCCAGGGGCGGATCTCACTGTGCTAATACCCCGCTGGCCTCCTGGCTCCTCCATCTGCTTCCCCACAGGGAGGGGGGACCACTAGGACAAATAGTCGGCCCCTCCCCCAGGTCACCTCTGATCCCTTTTCCTCCACTCACAATCAGTTGTTCACTGCAGCCGAATCTCTGAAACactgctccccccccccgcccccgcccctttCTCTCTTTATGGGATtcaggggcagaggaggaggttGACTGTGAGGGGACCCAGCCTGCCCCTCCCGCCTCccctctgtctgtcctctgccATGCGGCCTTATGTAGACTTGCTTTGCCAAACTTTTGCCTTAAGCTGAGTTTCAAGGAGAAGAGGAATCAAAAGATCTCTGGTGTCTTCCCTGCAgggcctgcctcctcctgccaggGTTGGAGAGAGGAGCAGGCCCAGAGGGAGACCCACCCGAGCCCCTCTTCCTGGGTGTCTGGGTGAGGGCAAGAGTGGAACTCAGGTCTAAAGCCAGCTGTTTTATTATGTTGTTTTGGCGGCGGCGGAATCAAAACCACAGACTCTGCCCGGAGCCCCGACTCCACCCAGAAGAACCTCCCCCTCATACCTGCCGGGGTGCCACCTGGGCACAGATCCTCgacccctcctctctcctcaatAGCCTTAACTTGCCTGGTGGGGGTATTCTGGGAGAAGGAGGGGGCAGGTCCCAAAGTGTTAGGTCAGGGCTAGGGAACTTCACCTTTACTAACTCCATACCCGCCCTAAGTATGTGGCTTTTTCTCTTCTTGGTCCCAAAAGCCTGGTGGGGCGGGCTAGGGCATTGCCACTGGGTCCCGACAGTCACAGCTGTTTGAAGGTGAAGAAGGTGTGCCCTTCCCTCCTGACCTGCTTTGTCACACTTGAACCCGGGGCTCCGGCCCCCCGGCTGCCCATCCACACTGTAAAGAAGCCATGGCAGGGCTTTTGGCCCATTCTCAGGGGAAGCGGCTCCCAGACTCTCTGGGAGTGGGCTGCAGATAGGCTCTGAGCACCAGTCGCAGGGTGCTTGGGCCCTGCCCCTCCCATCATAGGTGCTCCTGGGGTGGGGAGGTCTGGGGGGCAGTCAGGTGACTCCCTGTTTCTTGTCTGAAAGAAGCCCaggcccagggctggagagtCCCATCCTTGGGAGGTGTCAGGCCACTGTGAAACTGTTTTGACACATGGTGGCTAGTCTTGGGGTCTACCTTCTGGAGCCCTAGAACTTGGCCTTGAGTGATACCAATGTTTCTAGAAATGTCTGCTTTGAGCTGCTTGAGGGACATTCCTTTAAGCATGCCAACAGCTGCATCACTGGATTCCATCCAATAATAAGCACAGAAAACCGTCATAcgagaaaaataatgtttttgctGCTGATGAGCCACTTGTAGAGGAGTGAGTCTTGGTGACAGCGGGGGAGGCATGGCTAGATCCCTGCTCTGTTCCTACCTGTGATGAATTTCCTTTAGGGGTGCTTAGTGTCCGGTCATTCTCGGGCCACTAAGGCTGGGGGCTGCAGTTACCTGGAGTACAGTGAGCTGAGCAGATGGCGCGGTGGTGCTGGAGAGCCGCTGGTCATGGTTGACCTCCCCTAGACCCTTCCCTTCGTGTGTGTGGAGGCTGTCCTTTTAGCCAGGAGAGAGAGCCGTGGGGTCTCAGCCCCGCACTCGAGGACAGGACTGGCCGTTGGCTGGGAAGGCCTCCTCTGCTTTCCGGGCTTCCTTGCCCTGAAGAAAGGAGATGCGCCCTGGTGAGGGTGGAGGCGAGCCCTTGTCCTGAGCTGGGTGGTCACTGAAGGGGTCTTCCTGGACATGGGGTTGGGGAATAGGAATGATAGTAAGGGTGGTCTGAACTGTGGTCTGAACTGCTCTGGACGTGAAGACTCCAAAGCTCACGTTTCTTGAGATCCCTCCCTGCTGCATGCCTGGCTTTGCCCACCTGGCTTCTCTggctccccttcctctctgccctcttACCTGGCccaagacagggctggagagactccAGGGAGGCTGTGTGGGTCTGGCCGAGAACACCCAGCTTCTCTTGGGCTGCTAGCCTCAGCCCATTGCCTCATGTTGTCGACACACCCCAGGCTTTCTGGGTGCCGATCCCTCTACTGCTGTCCTTGACGCCCATGCCTACCCAGGCGTGGACACTCACTCTTTCCAGCAATAAGCGCCAACCATACTCGGTCATGGAGATACTGTGAACACAGCCCATGCGTGCACTTACCAGCAGGCGCGAGACTCTTGAAGACAATGTTAAACGAACCTTTTtctaagtttaaaataaaagatataaagagaaataaaattaattttaaaggacCCCTGGCTCTGGTGCTGGTTGCGTGGGGTCTCAGACTCACTGCGGCTGCTCAGGGTGAGCATGTTTGGGAAGATGCGTGAGGCTGTGGTTCCTGCGCTAAGTGCCGGACGACTCGGGCTCTGGGCAGTCGGTCTGTACACCTGCTCTTTCTCAAGGTCCTGTCTCCATTGGGACTGGTTCTGAGAGTGCAGATATCCCTGACAGGTGTCCCAGGACAGGAGTAGGCTTGGGGACACcttggtttttctgtttctccttctctgtctctgtctctctctgtgtctctgtctctgtctgtctgtctgtctgtctctctctgtacgtgtgtgcatgcctgtttcTATGTGGAGACCAAAGGTCAATGTCTCCTAGGGCCCTCTACtctattttctgagacagtctcttggTGAACCTGGCACTCACCAATAGGTTAGATTGGTTAGCCAGCAAGCTCTTGTGTCCCCAACGCTGGGGTGACAGGCTTACACCATTGTGTCTGGCTTTTCCCTGGGTTCTGGGAGTCAACCTCTAGTTCTTCTGCTTGTGGAGCTGACGGAGCCCTCCCCCTAGCcccagctttattattatttttttttaatatagggtGTCACTATATATCCCTGATTGGACAGGAAATGGTGACCAGTAAACcaaactggtctggaactcaccgagatccacctgtctctgcctcctgagtgcgggatcagtgtgcaccaccacacctagtccttcaacttagatttttttttagaataagaaCTGTCTATCAGGGGTGACAGGGTTAGTTCAGGTTCCTATTCAAGTCACTCACGGACCTGCAGGTCTCCCTGTAGAAACCCAGGACAAGGTCGGGCGCATGGCTATGCACCTGTCCCTCCCTCACTAGCTGATGAAGTGGCCACATGGGTCTATATTCCAGGAGGAGGCTGCCTCCTCATTGGAATGTTTGTGTGCAAAGTTGGGGGACCCAAGGTTGCTGGAGTGACTGTGTCCTCagcgccccccccgcccccatgcaAGGCCATTTGCGTGGACTTGGATGGAACCCAGACCTTGTGGAAAGGGCTCTCGGACACTGCCTGCCAGCCAGTGTGGACGAACAAGTTGGGCTCTGATGAACTTGCCATGATGGTCCTGGGGCTTCCCCGTCTTATGGACAAGGAGGCagggagtgtgtatgtgtgggtgtgagaACTGGCAGACCTCATGTCTTCGAAGAGGTAGAGTCATGATTCTACCTGAATCACTGACCACTGCACATTCGACCAGAGCAGATGACGACGGGCAAACATTTGGTGCCAAATAATTGTTGGTTATTACTAAGAAAGTCCTTAGCTCAAAGCACACCCTCCATCCAGCGTTCTCAGGCAAAAATCACCTTTCCACCTCACTTCCCAGAAGTCTGTGCATTTAGTTATGTCCGGCCCATTGAAAAGCAGGCTTCGAAGAAGGCTTTCTTCACCTGCAGGCTTCCCAGAATGGGTGTGGCCTCTGTAGTGCTACAGGGACAGGAAGGCCCTGTTCACCCATCTGGGCCTTAGGCCTGGCTCCTCTGGGTTCTTTGCATTACAGCACCAACAGTATGCGGCCCTGCCCTTAAGGCAGAGACACCGGTGCTGGAGGCTGCAGCCTGGGTTTCTCTGGCACTCTCCACCCAGATGGCCCATGGGTGGTGCCTGTGTCAGAGTTTGGTTTTTTGATTGTGGAACCAGCTCCTGAGTATTGTGTACAAGGgactgtggtttgtgtgtgtgtgtgtgtgtgtgtgtgtgtgcacatgcgtgtgtacaTCAAAAGAGAAGTCCAGTCAATCACACAGGCCAGACCAAGGAGCTTAGGAAACCGTCTTTGCTGCCGCATGACAGTGGGTATGGCAGCCTGAGTTAGGGGAGTGGAGCGTGCAGAGGTCAAGCGACTTCCAGGTGACATCTGATGGCCCTGCTCTAGTTGATGGTGGGTTAAATTAGAAGTCCAGGCTAGGCTGAGAGATCGAGATGCCAGGCCCAAGTAAGCAGGGGCAGGGCGCCCTTGAGGGCCCCAGGCCTGGAGCCGAGTGTCCGGAGTGGGCAAGCCCTCCGCCGAGAACGGCCAG includes the following:
- the Fam78a gene encoding protein FAM78A, translating into MPCYFWDCWPSLEIRAVLCAMGCIQSIGGKARVFREGITVIDVKASIDPIPTSIDESSSVVLRYRTPHFRASAQVVMPPIPKKETWIVGWIQACSHMEFYNQYGEQGMSSWELPDLQEGKIEAISDSDGVNYPWYGNTTETCTIVGPTKRDSKFVISMNDNFYPSVTWAVPVSESNVAKLTNIYRDQSFTTWLVATNTSTNDMIILQTLHWRMQLSIEVNPNRPLGQRARLREPIAQDQPKILSKNEPIPPSALVKPNANDAQVLMWRPKYGQPLVVIPPKHR